A stretch of DNA from Triticum urartu cultivar G1812 unplaced genomic scaffold, Tu2.1 TuUngrouped_contig_9208, whole genome shotgun sequence:
CAGGCGTTCTGCCTTTCAGAAGACGGCGGGGGCTCCTCCGGGCTCCGCGCCCTGGTCCTCTCCTCCAGCGAGCTCCGATGGGCCGACGCCGCTGTCCTCGCGGGCCAGTACAATCTCGAGGACTCCCGGGTGATGCAAGCCAACGGGTCGCTGTACTGGAAGCTCAAGGGCGGGGAGCGCATGGTTGCGCTCAACACGGCGACGATGGCGTTCTCCTTGCTGGAGCTCCCGGATTTCGCGCGGCAGTTCAGCTTCGATGTCATTGAGAAGGGGGACGACAATGCTGGCGGGCTCTACCTGCTCACCATGCTCGGATGCTGCATCGAGGTATGGGGCGGCTGGGATGATGGCAGCGGTGTGCTAACATGGACACTGGTGGACAAGTCGGTGAGGTTCCAAAGGGCCATGGCGGAGATGATTGGTTCACCACAGTTTTACCGGCATGGGCTGGTTGTCATTGCGGTGGTTGCCGGTGTGGTCTTCTTGCGCAATAAGGATCGCCTGCTCTCCATTGATTTGGAAACTATGAAGCTGAGGATGTTGGTTCGGAAAGACGAGTGCCCATCGGCCCTGATGTATCCTTACACGATGGCGTGGCCGCCTTCATGCTTGAACCCTACTGAACAAGGTGCTGGATAAGATGGTACCCCTACTTGCAAGTTTTGGCCAACAATCTGATTATTATACATAAATATTTGAACCAAACAATTCAGTTTATAACTTAACATTTTCTTCTTGGCTTTAGCTTTTGTGGAGATAAAAAGAGCATGCTGATCACACTCCAAAACTTATTACTTTGTTCGCATCTTGGTTGGGTTAAATCTTCTGATACGCTGAATACCCTGATTCTGCTGCAGAAATGTGAGGCTCACTACATCTTATGATGATAATAAGGTTTTGTGCAGAGGTAACgaagaggaaggagttcaatcatCCATACGATGGTTGCGGCGCAACCAGTTGTGCCTAAATGTCTGAACCTCGTACGATGTAATTAGTTACTTTTATGTTCTTGGTGTGTGTTTGTGTGGTCACTCTATAATCCGACTTCGTAATCTGGGGAATGCAGTATGTAGCACGCTTCCTTCCTGACTGTTGTATTGTACCAGTTCATCTGTCTCCTCAAATTTGTGTGATACAATCCTAGTCGAGGTTGGAGTGTGTCTCCTTCGATACAGATGCATGGATTATATCTCAGTGTAATAAATGGGCTTACAGAATCATGCACATGTAATAAACTGAAGACTGAAGAGTATCAGTTTGTGTCTGAGCCTTCTTATCTAACCCCTGAAGAATTTCTGAGATGCACCACGGATGGAGACAGCAGCCTCAGGTTTTGGGCCCTGTTTCCTTAGTTTATCTGGGTCGACAATTAGGGTTTTGTAGCCTAGTAATTTCCTACTATCATGAATGCATATGGACTTACGACTACAATGACGTTACTAGTTTCTGATGTTCATAAATGCTTTCCCCCTTGCAGTGCAATTTTCCTTCAAACTTCTGCGTTTCTTCACATGTTACTGTCAAAGTGTTGATTCTTCCACTGTGCCCATATACATTTAGAAAGTAACAAAGATAGGACCGCAATATCTGGGAAATGTTCCTTGCCAGAGATGACATTTGCGAACGACCCAGTTGGCATTTTTAGGGACACGGCTCCTTTGGGTTTGTGACGTGTGGGCCAGCAACCCGTTgagcccacatgtcatgcacacaatgGCAGGAGCGAGTCTCATTTTTAGTGTTATTTGGGTGGCAATTTTAGTGTAGTGCAAGGCAGTTCGTTTGTTTTGAGGCAAATTTCTTCGAAAACTGCTATCCGAGCGATCTGGATGGTGTGTGGCTTGAGGTGGTTCACTGGGAAACGTCAATGGAGAATGTCGGACAGATAACATTTCCGTAATAAGGATATCATGGCAATTCATGTTCTTGAAACATCAGCCAGAAAGCATTTCCTCAAAACAGAGCGTTTCTCATGGCCTTGGCATCCGGGGATAATTATTGGAGcaatttgtgtgtgtgtgtgtgtgtgtcagttTATCAAATTGCTCAGTGGGGAGTAATTTAGACTAGTGTATGACattagtctaagttactaccttcataatgcaaagtaacatgatagtagtgtcatagatggcttcatttattagcttgtagactcatcttgtcttgggaagcgctatgttatagtaacatattatgttaccacctcATATTAAATAcctgccacataagcaaaaatttcttggagtgcgctatgttactagtgtcatgcatattaAATACACTAGAAGTCTTAGAACTTGCGTGCGACGGTCAGTTTGGTGCATAAACTTGTAAAATACATATTTTTGGTCATCTAACTTGTGCGGGCGTGTAAATACAGTCACATTTTCCGTACGCAGGTGTATTCGCTGCCTACATGGCACACCAATGGCCGGCGGTTTTTTTCATAAACACCCTCATTCTTTTTACTTTTTATAAAAGCAATCCAACAATAGTTGCCCGCTGGGTCCGACCATTAGTGTACGTTGTAAATATATTGGACCCATTGTCAGTGGCTAGTGCACGTGATGATTTTTCCGGAAACACGCTCATTCTTTTTTACTTTTTGCAAAAGCACTCCAACAATAATTGTCCGCTGGGTGCCTGGGTCCTACGGTCAGTGTAAGTTGTAAATATATTGGGCTGGAAAAAATGGGACGAGCGAGTTCTAACCAAGGACCAATTGGAATGGAGCCAGCGACCTATCCACCGCAATTGATCGTACTTGGTATTTCATTTGGACTACTAAGGTATATCACCT
This window harbors:
- the LOC125532142 gene encoding uncharacterized protein LOC125532142 (The sequence of the model RefSeq protein was modified relative to this genomic sequence to represent the inferred CDS: added 485 bases not found in genome assembly); this encodes MARTAPVADADTIAVLGGDLLREVFLHLPTPADLLRAALACKPFIHAARSARFLRRFRRRHPSACPLLLGCFVHRPSEDRCREDPSPLLLPAPLPAAARRVVEGGDFALSFLPDRGSSGPDPWRVLDSRSGRPLLWDRASAEQPVADPWKVLDCRNGRLLLRNRVSGELAVADPLTRRWASLPAPPAERPVGYGLVTDDGCSSVFQAFCLSEDGGGSSGLRALVLSSSELRWADAAVLAGQYNLEDSRVMQANGSLYWKLKGGERMVALNTATMAFSLLELPDFARQFSFDVIEKGDDNAGGLYLLTMLGCCIEVWGGWDDGSGVLTWTLVDKSVRFQRAMAEMIGSPQFYRHGLVVIAVVAGVVFLRNKDRLLSIDLETMKLRMLVRKDECPSALMYPYTMAWPPSCLNPTEQEM